One genomic region from Thermoleptolyngbya sichuanensis A183 encodes:
- a CDS encoding DUF4089 domain-containing protein: MSSADSANSADSANSADSANSADSANSVDLERYAEQAAALIGLPIPPDCKPGVIANLERTAAIAQLVLEFSLPPEAESAAVFVPIGGGPGGVTG, encoded by the coding sequence ATGTCCTCTGCCGATTCTGCTAACTCTGCCGATTCTGCCAACTCTGCCGATTCTGCCAACTCTGCCGACTCTGCCAACTCTGTTGACCTGGAACGCTATGCCGAACAGGCAGCCGCCCTGATTGGCCTGCCCATTCCCCCCGACTGTAAACCTGGCGTGATCGCCAATCTAGAACGCACCGCAGCGATCGCCCAGTTGGTCTTAGAGTTTTCCCTACCGCCAGAGGCAGAGAGTGCGGCGGTGTTTGTGCCGATTGGAGGCGGGCCGGGTGGCGTGACGGGGTAA
- a CDS encoding Uma2 family endonuclease has protein sequence MIQTRPRFLSFEEYLSYDDGTEKLYELFNGELVEVPPESGENVQIANRLFLAFAILLGTDRVRGHGLELEVRGEPKNRYPDLTILREEHIQLLKIRNTIRLNMAPPLLVVEVVSPGDLQRDRDYVAKRSQYQDIGIPEYWIVDPQDNTVTVLTLLETTYSQVERFQGEEVVRSPQFPDLQITSAQIFGSRADG, from the coding sequence ATGATTCAGACCCGGCCCCGGTTTCTCAGCTTTGAAGAGTATCTGTCCTACGACGACGGAACGGAGAAGCTGTACGAGCTATTTAATGGAGAGCTAGTCGAAGTGCCGCCAGAGTCCGGAGAAAACGTTCAAATTGCGAATCGGCTTTTTCTCGCGTTTGCAATACTCCTAGGCACAGATCGAGTCCGCGGGCACGGGCTGGAACTGGAAGTGCGCGGGGAGCCTAAGAATCGCTATCCTGACTTGACCATTCTTCGAGAAGAACACATTCAGCTTCTCAAAATCCGCAACACGATTCGGCTGAACATGGCTCCGCCGCTGCTGGTGGTGGAAGTCGTCAGCCCCGGAGACTTGCAGCGCGATCGCGATTACGTTGCCAAGCGATCGCAATATCAGGACATCGGCATTCCTGAGTATTGGATTGTCGATCCACAGGACAACACGGTCACGGTTCTGACGCTGCTGGAGACTACCTATTCCCAGGTGGAACGCTTTCAGGGAGAAGAGGTTGTGCGATCGCCCCAATTCCCTGACCTGCAAATCACCAGTGCACAAATCTTTGGCTCTAGAGCCGATGGCTGA
- a CDS encoding AAA family ATPase — MNQMGTLIFFCGKMGSGKSTLSCKIAKELNAILLSEDEWLSTIYPEEIKIFDDYVKYSRRLRSVLKNHVRSIIKAGISVVMDFPANTVNQRAWFKEILLSENIPHKLIYLDVDDETCLEGIRKRRETNPERSQFDTEDVFHHVTSFFQPPSVDEGFWIEVVHRDVL; from the coding sequence ATGAACCAGATGGGAACTTTGATATTCTTCTGCGGAAAAATGGGGTCTGGTAAATCCACCCTATCTTGCAAAATTGCTAAAGAACTAAACGCCATTTTGTTGTCGGAGGATGAGTGGCTATCAACTATTTATCCTGAAGAAATAAAAATTTTTGATGATTATGTAAAATACTCAAGGCGGCTAAGATCCGTGTTGAAGAATCATGTAAGAAGCATAATTAAGGCTGGAATTTCTGTAGTAATGGACTTCCCAGCAAACACAGTCAATCAAAGAGCATGGTTCAAAGAGATCCTTTTATCTGAAAACATACCTCATAAGTTGATATACCTTGATGTTGATGACGAGACTTGCCTAGAGGGAATTAGGAAGCGGAGGGAAACCAATCCAGAGCGGTCACAGTTTGATACAGAAGACGTTTTTCACCATGTAACTAGTTTTTTTCAGCCACCATCAGTTGACGAGGGCTTCTGGATTGAGGTTGTCCATCGGGATGTCTTGTAG
- a CDS encoding NF041680 family putative transposase, protein MIFNELQQFRQTLYASLGNARDALFDLMDAVLVSACIVSFVRLSQSPVFRRQWSSTYEALRDSRLPRSKVLKLLVQQIPTQQQPLLAGDASRWNRPAARRLKDRTLSGRTGHAPIAGQNYSTLAWIAEDRGSWALPLRHERITSFETPASKAAFQLKQVTRQLAVRPLAIYDRGYGNASFVNQTAGIEADLLLRVTSNRCVYGAPPAYRGRGAPAKHGHKMKLNDPDTWSVPVETVEVDDPNWGRVRVSRWSAYHFRKSPKRAMEVLRVEVLETQSSTRRLAPLWLVWLGEQMPPLETLWLHYLRRFAIEHWYRFAKQRLYWTHPQFSSVSATEQWSSLMPLLSWQLWLARKDCTDHPLPWQAPQETLTPGRVAQAFAGILAAIGTPAPAPKPRGKSPGRGKGHKPTPRPCYPMVKKRASKRKTSEQSLNSPVATAA, encoded by the coding sequence ATGATTTTCAACGAACTTCAGCAATTTCGCCAAACGTTGTATGCCAGCTTGGGAAACGCCAGAGATGCCCTGTTTGATCTGATGGATGCCGTGTTAGTGAGTGCGTGCATCGTGTCGTTTGTGAGGCTATCGCAGAGTCCTGTCTTTCGTCGCCAGTGGTCGAGCACCTATGAAGCGTTGCGCGATAGCCGCCTACCCCGATCAAAGGTGCTGAAGCTGTTGGTGCAGCAGATACCGACTCAGCAGCAACCGTTGTTGGCAGGTGATGCGAGTCGGTGGAACCGTCCTGCTGCCAGGCGTTTGAAAGACCGCACCTTATCAGGCAGAACAGGACATGCCCCGATAGCCGGACAAAACTACAGTACCTTAGCCTGGATTGCTGAAGACAGGGGCAGTTGGGCATTACCATTGCGGCATGAGCGCATCACCAGCTTTGAAACACCCGCCAGTAAAGCGGCATTCCAACTCAAACAAGTGACTCGGCAGTTAGCGGTGCGTCCGTTGGCGATCTACGACCGAGGGTACGGCAATGCCAGTTTTGTCAACCAAACGGCAGGGATTGAGGCAGACTTGCTGCTGCGGGTTACATCCAATCGATGTGTCTATGGCGCGCCCCCAGCGTATCGAGGGCGAGGCGCACCTGCCAAGCATGGACATAAGATGAAACTCAATGACCCTGACACTTGGAGTGTCCCGGTCGAAACCGTTGAAGTCGATGATCCCAACTGGGGACGAGTGCGGGTCAGTCGTTGGAGTGCATACCATTTCCGCAAATCCCCCAAACGGGCAATGGAAGTGTTGCGCGTGGAGGTGCTGGAGACACAGAGCAGCACGCGACGCTTGGCTCCTTTGTGGTTAGTTTGGCTGGGTGAGCAGATGCCTCCGTTAGAAACCCTGTGGTTGCACTACCTCCGTCGCTTTGCCATTGAACACTGGTATCGCTTTGCCAAGCAGAGGCTATATTGGACACATCCCCAGTTCAGTTCTGTATCGGCAACCGAACAGTGGAGCAGCCTGATGCCGTTGCTCAGTTGGCAGTTGTGGTTAGCGCGAAAGGACTGTACTGACCACCCCTTGCCCTGGCAGGCACCGCAAGAAACGTTGACTCCGGGTCGGGTCGCACAAGCGTTTGCAGGCATTTTGGCAGCGATTGGCACCCCTGCTCCTGCGCCTAAACCTCGTGGTAAATCGCCAGGACGAGGCAAGGGGCACAAGCCAACTCCTCGTCCCTGCTATCCGATGGTCAAAAAACGAGCCTCGAAACGCAAGACATCCGAACAATCCCTGAACAGTCCGGTTGCAACAGCAGCTTAA
- a CDS encoding MBL fold metallo-hydrolase: MTELECLPYGVGNTDEGVCLLVRMGPHRILLDCGLEQIDALTAEAEPPADLVLCTHAHGDHARGLLALHRAFPHLPVYASEVTAQLLPLNWLDEPDVPDFCHALPWRSPVEFADGLSAELIPAGHLPGAAAFLLTYATSERTYTVFYTGDFLLSNSRLAEGLPLEELRGLKPDVLIAEGSYGTARFPHRRQQENQLAERIHQAIAASQSVLFPVPTLGLGQELLILLRSHHHFTGRAIDIWVDERIAAGCDAYLELLHHFPSSVQNFARHQSLFWDERIRPHVRRLPLDPGLRQIALSGPTPAIVLTHYDTELSQYVHASLLPWLLLVPRQPGREGAIDTLTEQRIQASKSLRSLLKSGRLTLDTYLLGEHCDGIGTTQLIHNLRPQHVVLVHGPANYLADLASLEELQNRYHLHTPLAGMRVDLPVGETFLQPAAPETQYEGELTEYEDGALVTLPPVLLTDPRWQSFADTGIVEVRWQGDSLVLRGVSQRELLNRGDEPDILPGTECCGNCIHYRGQRCWSQASSLFGFKVTPEGYCPAFSPVPPDPDAEPMDFSTNPIEREPDE, from the coding sequence GTGACTGAACTTGAATGCTTGCCCTATGGTGTAGGAAACACCGATGAAGGGGTCTGTCTGCTGGTTCGGATGGGGCCTCATCGGATTTTATTGGACTGTGGATTAGAACAGATTGATGCGCTGACGGCAGAAGCAGAGCCGCCTGCGGATTTGGTGCTGTGTACTCACGCCCACGGCGACCATGCGCGGGGATTGCTAGCGCTGCATCGGGCGTTTCCCCATTTGCCCGTGTATGCCAGCGAGGTGACGGCCCAACTGCTGCCGCTGAACTGGCTGGATGAACCAGACGTGCCAGACTTTTGCCATGCGCTGCCCTGGCGATCGCCCGTCGAATTTGCCGATGGCCTCAGCGCTGAACTGATTCCTGCTGGACACCTGCCGGGGGCCGCAGCGTTCCTGCTCACCTACGCCACCTCAGAGCGCACTTACACCGTCTTCTATACGGGCGATTTTCTACTGTCCAACTCGCGGCTGGCGGAGGGGCTGCCGCTGGAGGAGCTGCGCGGCCTCAAGCCCGATGTGCTGATTGCCGAGGGCAGCTATGGCACGGCCCGCTTTCCCCACCGCCGCCAGCAGGAAAACCAGCTTGCAGAGCGCATCCATCAGGCGATCGCCGCTTCACAATCCGTCCTGTTTCCCGTGCCTACGCTGGGACTGGGGCAGGAACTGCTGATCCTCCTCCGCAGCCATCACCACTTCACCGGACGGGCGATCGACATCTGGGTAGACGAGCGCATTGCCGCCGGATGCGATGCCTATTTGGAACTGCTGCATCATTTCCCCAGCAGTGTACAAAACTTTGCGCGACACCAGTCCCTATTTTGGGATGAACGCATTCGCCCCCATGTGCGACGGCTGCCGCTCGATCCGGGGCTGCGGCAAATCGCTCTGTCGGGCCCCACGCCTGCCATCGTGCTGACTCACTACGACACCGAACTCAGCCAATACGTCCACGCTAGTCTGCTGCCCTGGCTATTGCTCGTGCCCCGGCAGCCAGGCCGCGAAGGGGCGATCGACACGCTCACCGAGCAGCGCATTCAAGCCTCCAAATCGCTGCGATCGCTCCTCAAATCGGGTCGCCTTACTCTCGACACCTACCTGCTAGGCGAACACTGCGACGGCATCGGCACTACCCAACTGATCCACAACCTGCGGCCCCAGCACGTCGTTCTGGTGCATGGCCCGGCCAACTATCTGGCTGACCTGGCCAGCCTGGAGGAGCTGCAAAACCGCTATCACCTGCACACGCCGCTGGCCGGAATGCGCGTCGATCTGCCTGTGGGCGAAACTTTCCTTCAGCCCGCCGCGCCCGAAACGCAGTATGAAGGCGAACTAACCGAGTACGAAGACGGCGCACTGGTGACGCTGCCCCCGGTGCTGCTCACCGACCCGCGCTGGCAGTCCTTTGCCGACACGGGCATCGTGGAAGTGCGCTGGCAGGGCGACAGCCTGGTGCTGCGGGGCGTGTCTCAGCGAGAGTTGTTGAATCGCGGCGACGAGCCGGACATTTTGCCAGGAACCGAATGCTGCGGCAACTGCATCCACTATCGGGGGCAGCGCTGCTGGAGCCAGGCCTCATCCCTCTTTGGCTTCAAAGTCACACCAGAAGGCTATTGTCCTGCATTCAGCCCGGTGCCGCCCGATCCCGATGCAGAACCAATGGATTTTTCTACGAACCCCATCGAGCGAGAACCCGATGAGTAG
- a CDS encoding DNA-3-methyladenine glycosylase, with product MPAVITPDWLSRCATQVAPDLLGCVLVRQLPSGEILRGVIVETEAYTPGDPACHAYRRRTPRNAVMFGPAGWAYVYLIYGMYHCFNVVTDLDGVPSAVLVRALELDRLPPGLDLGRHKLHRVAAGPGKLCRALQIDLSLTVTPLAPGQGLWLEGRSPTFQTQLDAGQISFVQTTRIGLTQGADRPWRWYVAESKAVSRR from the coding sequence TTGCCCGCCGTGATCACCCCCGACTGGCTGAGCCGCTGCGCCACCCAGGTCGCGCCCGATCTGCTGGGCTGTGTGCTGGTGCGCCAGTTGCCCAGCGGGGAAATCCTGCGCGGCGTAATCGTGGAAACTGAAGCCTACACCCCCGGCGACCCCGCCTGCCACGCCTATCGCCGCCGCACGCCCCGCAATGCCGTCATGTTTGGCCCGGCGGGCTGGGCCTATGTGTATCTCATCTATGGCATGTATCACTGCTTCAATGTGGTTACCGATCTGGATGGCGTGCCCAGTGCGGTGCTGGTGCGGGCGCTGGAGCTAGACCGCCTGCCGCCCGGCCTCGACCTTGGTCGCCACAAACTGCACCGCGTGGCGGCGGGGCCGGGTAAGCTCTGCCGCGCTCTGCAAATCGACCTCAGCCTGACGGTAACGCCGCTGGCTCCGGGGCAGGGGCTATGGCTGGAGGGGCGATCGCCCACATTCCAGACCCAGCTTGATGCAGGACAAATCTCCTTCGTGCAAACCACGCGCATTGGGCTGACGCAAGGTGCAGACCGCCCCTGGCGCTGGTACGTTGCCGAAAGCAAAGCCGTATCGCGGCGATAG
- a CDS encoding ELWxxDGT repeat protein, translating to MSYSVSLLKDIYLGTNNSFPYEFTVFNNKLFFSAENSTSGRELWVTDGTTAGTQLFANINISGDSYPYYFNVLNNKLLFTANNDTNGCELWITDGTAAGTTLLKDIYPGANSSFPYNFTVFNNKLFFTAGDGINGYELWVTDGTTAGTQLFANINPGLSSSSPTNFAVFNNKLFFTAEDGTNGYELWVTDGTTAGTQLFANINPGASSSSPGNFTVFNNKLFFTAEDGINGYELWVTDGTATGTQLFANINPGASSSLPDNFTVFNNKLFFAAGNSTNGRELWVTDGTAAGTTLLRDINPGSGSSDPYNFIVFNNKLVFAADDGTNGYELWITDGTAAGTMLLKDINPGIGSSSPFSFTIFDNKLFFSATDGTHGRELWMTDGTAAGTKLVTDLNPGASSGLDPFNSDFEVFGSKLVFGGTNGGFGFELFALQGNPPKAQSDSFETNFGTPLTINVSQLLANDTDPDDSSLSVTQVSGVVNGTAAFNATAGTVVFTPTAGFSGLARFTYTLTDGTGLADTAMVYVLVRPASGSPGGSGGSGGPGGPGSPIPGQVLNGKRTADTLIGGAGDDTLLGKGGNDFLIGNDGKDLLDGSKGNDTLVGGSGADVFVLRRGPDVDRIMDFEDGIDKLRLAGGINFSQVRMVRGKGDEAGNTLIQQRGTNDVLAILVGVQRSLITAADFA from the coding sequence ATGAGTTACTCAGTTTCTCTACTGAAAGATATTTACCTTGGGACAAACAACTCCTTTCCCTACGAATTCACAGTCTTCAACAATAAGCTGTTCTTTTCAGCGGAGAACAGCACCAGTGGTCGTGAGCTTTGGGTCACTGACGGCACAACTGCGGGCACCCAGCTTTTTGCAAACATCAACATTAGTGGCGATTCCTACCCCTACTATTTCAACGTCCTCAACAACAAGCTGCTGTTTACGGCAAATAATGACACCAATGGTTGTGAGCTTTGGATCACCGACGGCACGGCTGCGGGCACGACGCTCCTGAAGGACATTTACCCTGGCGCTAATTCTTCCTTCCCCTACAATTTCACGGTTTTCAACAACAAGCTGTTTTTTACGGCAGGGGATGGCATCAATGGCTACGAGCTTTGGGTAACAGATGGCACGACCGCAGGGACTCAGCTTTTTGCAAATATTAACCCTGGTCTTAGTTCTTCCTCGCCTACTAATTTCGCAGTTTTCAACAACAAGCTGTTTTTTACGGCAGAGGATGGCACCAATGGCTATGAGCTTTGGGTAACAGATGGCACAACCGCAGGGACTCAGCTTTTTGCAAATATTAACCCTGGCGCTAGTTCTTCCTCACCTGGCAATTTTACGGTTTTCAATAACAAGCTGTTCTTTACGGCAGAGGATGGCATCAATGGCTATGAGCTTTGGGTAACAGATGGCACAGCTACGGGCACCCAGCTTTTTGCAAATATTAACCCTGGCGCTAGTTCTTCCTTACCTGACAATTTTACGGTTTTCAATAACAAGCTGTTCTTTGCAGCAGGAAATAGCACGAATGGTCGTGAGCTTTGGGTCACCGACGGCACGGCTGCGGGCACCACGTTGCTCAGAGATATCAACCCCGGCAGCGGTAGCTCTGATCCTTACAACTTCATCGTCTTTAACAACAAGTTAGTCTTTGCCGCAGACGATGGCACCAATGGCTATGAGCTATGGATTACGGACGGCACGGCTGCGGGCACGATGTTGCTAAAGGATATTAACCCTGGTATTGGCAGTTCCTCCCCCTTCAGCTTCACGATTTTTGATAACAAGCTGTTTTTCTCCGCAACCGACGGAACCCACGGGCGGGAACTGTGGATGACCGATGGCACGGCAGCAGGCACAAAACTGGTGACCGATCTCAATCCGGGAGCAAGTAGCGGTTTGGATCCTTTCAATAGCGACTTTGAGGTTTTTGGGAGCAAGCTGGTTTTTGGAGGAACCAACGGCGGCTTCGGTTTTGAATTGTTTGCGTTGCAGGGCAACCCACCCAAGGCCCAGAGCGACAGCTTTGAGACGAATTTTGGCACACCGCTGACGATCAACGTCAGCCAATTGCTGGCCAATGACACCGACCCAGACGACAGTTCCCTCAGCGTTACCCAGGTCAGCGGCGTGGTGAATGGCACGGCTGCCTTCAACGCGACTGCCGGAACCGTCGTCTTTACGCCGACAGCGGGCTTTAGCGGTCTGGCCCGATTCACCTACACCCTGACAGACGGCACAGGGCTAGCAGATACAGCAATGGTCTACGTTCTGGTTCGTCCTGCAAGTGGCAGCCCCGGCGGTTCGGGTGGTTCTGGCGGTCCGGGTGGCCCCGGCAGCCCTATACCTGGACAAGTCCTAAACGGCAAGCGAACTGCTGATACGCTGATCGGCGGCGCGGGCGACGATACCCTGCTGGGCAAGGGCGGCAACGATTTCCTGATCGGCAATGACGGCAAGGATTTGCTGGATGGCAGCAAGGGGAACGATACGCTGGTGGGCGGCTCCGGTGCAGATGTCTTCGTGCTGCGGAGGGGGCCAGATGTAGACCGGATTATGGACTTTGAAGACGGCATCGACAAGCTGCGGCTGGCAGGGGGGATTAACTTTAGCCAGGTGCGGATGGTGCGGGGCAAGGGAGACGAAGCGGGCAATACGCTGATTCAGCAGCGGGGCACAAACGACGTGCTGGCGATTCTGGTTGGGGTGCAAAGAAGCCTAATTACAGCGGCGGATTTTGCCTAA
- the murD gene encoding UDP-N-acetylmuramoyl-L-alanine--D-glutamate ligase — protein sequence MPSAYVIGLGKSGIAAARLLHRQGWQVTVSDSGSSDALRSMQQTLQAEGIAVLLGHRLEPDPIQMQQIVVSPGVRWDLPALETARALGIETIGEMELAWRSLSSIPWVAITGTNGKTTTTALTAAIFQTAGLNAPACGNIGYAACEVALNLAGETDSAPLDHPSNPSSQHPISNIQNPKSPDWIIAEISSYQIESSSTLAPRIALWTTFTPDHLSRHYTLENYYSIKASLLARSPLQIFNGDDPYLRSTADRWPNACWTSAAGKAHLLGDPTRGAYVEDGWAIALGERIVPIDALNMVGPHNTQNLLMAVLAARLAGIEKGAIAHAVETFPGVPHRLEHICNWRGIDFINDSKATNYDAAQVGLAAVPAPAILIAGGEAKDGDDTAWLSTIQQKAAAVLLIGSAAEAFAKRLDSIGYSDYEIVETLDRAVERSAELGQALNAQTGLRTVLFSPACASFDQYPNFEARGDHFRTLCLAL from the coding sequence ATGCCGTCGGCTTATGTCATTGGGTTGGGGAAATCGGGCATTGCCGCCGCTCGGCTGCTGCATCGGCAGGGCTGGCAGGTGACAGTCAGCGACTCCGGCAGTTCCGATGCCCTCCGGTCGATGCAGCAAACCCTCCAGGCAGAGGGCATTGCCGTTCTGCTGGGGCATCGCCTAGAGCCAGACCCCATCCAGATGCAGCAGATCGTCGTCAGCCCCGGCGTGCGGTGGGATCTGCCCGCGCTGGAAACCGCCCGCGCCCTTGGCATCGAAACCATCGGGGAAATGGAACTGGCGTGGCGATCGCTCTCCAGCATTCCCTGGGTCGCCATCACAGGCACCAACGGCAAAACCACCACCACCGCCCTCACCGCCGCCATCTTCCAAACTGCTGGGCTAAACGCGCCCGCCTGTGGCAATATCGGCTACGCAGCCTGCGAGGTCGCGCTAAATCTCGCAGGGGAAACGGACAGCGCCCCCCTCGATCATCCCTCCAACCCAAGCTCCCAACATCCAATATCCAACATCCAAAATCCAAAATCCCCCGACTGGATCATCGCCGAAATCAGCAGCTACCAAATCGAGTCCTCCTCTACCCTCGCGCCGCGCATTGCCCTGTGGACAACCTTCACGCCCGACCACCTCAGCCGCCACTATACGCTAGAGAACTACTACAGCATCAAGGCTTCGCTGCTGGCGCGATCGCCTTTGCAAATTTTCAACGGCGATGATCCCTACCTCCGCAGCACCGCCGACCGCTGGCCCAACGCCTGCTGGACGAGCGCGGCAGGCAAGGCGCATCTGCTGGGCGATCCCACGCGGGGAGCCTATGTAGAAGACGGCTGGGCGATCGCCCTGGGAGAGCGCATCGTTCCCATAGACGCGCTGAACATGGTGGGCCCCCACAACACCCAAAACCTGCTGATGGCGGTGCTGGCGGCGCGGCTGGCGGGTATCGAGAAGGGGGCGATCGCCCACGCGGTTGAAACCTTTCCCGGTGTACCCCACCGCCTAGAACACATCTGCAACTGGCGGGGCATCGACTTTATCAACGACAGCAAGGCCACCAACTACGACGCGGCCCAAGTGGGACTGGCAGCCGTGCCCGCGCCCGCCATCCTGATTGCAGGCGGCGAAGCCAAAGACGGCGACGACACCGCATGGCTATCCACGATTCAGCAAAAAGCCGCCGCCGTTTTGCTCATCGGCAGCGCCGCCGAAGCCTTTGCAAAACGCCTGGACAGCATTGGCTACTCGGACTACGAAATCGTCGAAACGCTGGATCGCGCCGTAGAGCGCAGCGCCGAACTGGGTCAAGCGCTGAATGCCCAGACCGGACTCCGCACTGTCCTGTTTTCGCCCGCCTGCGCCAGCTTTGACCAATATCCCAACTTCGAGGCACGGGGCGACCACTTCCGCACGCTGTGTCTGGCGCTGTAG
- a CDS encoding AtzE family amidohydrolase, with amino-acid sequence MFDLFDADATAIAAAVRAKKITAETVVTAALTQIDALDGKLNTFTNVLRERALQDAAAVDRAIAAGQDPGPLAGVPFAVKNLLDIAGVVTLAGSKINRDNPPASTDAATVAALRKAGAVLLGGLNMDEYAYGFVTENSHYGATHNPHDLSRVAGGSSGGSAAAVAGGLVPLALGSDTNGSIRVPAAFCGIFGLKPTYGRVSRAGSALFCASLDHIGPFARSVRDIALSFDLMHGPDSRDPVCSPRPPEPTLPQLGQGIDGLRIAVADGYFATGGQPEVFAAVETVAQALGATKRVLLPEAHRARAAAYLITTCEGSNLHLPNLKTRPHDFDPATRDRFLSGALIPTSWYLQAQRFRRWYGDRLAELFQHVDLILAPSTPCAAPLIGQETMTIGGQEMLTRPNLGLYTQPLSFIGLPILSVPVQQSGGLPLGVQIIAAPYNESLVLRAGAFLEQAGVVAAPVARV; translated from the coding sequence ATGTTCGACCTTTTCGATGCTGATGCAACTGCGATCGCCGCTGCGGTTCGTGCCAAAAAAATCACTGCCGAGACTGTGGTGACGGCTGCGCTGACGCAAATTGATGCGCTGGATGGCAAGCTGAATACTTTTACCAACGTGCTGCGGGAGCGGGCGCTGCAAGATGCGGCGGCGGTGGATCGGGCGATCGCCGCTGGGCAAGATCCGGGGCCCCTGGCAGGCGTGCCCTTTGCGGTCAAAAACCTGCTGGACATTGCGGGCGTAGTTACGCTGGCAGGCTCCAAAATCAACCGCGACAATCCCCCAGCCTCGACGGACGCGGCAACTGTGGCCGCCCTGCGAAAGGCAGGGGCCGTGCTGCTGGGCGGGCTGAATATGGACGAATACGCCTATGGGTTTGTGACGGAAAACAGCCACTACGGCGCAACGCACAATCCTCACGACCTGAGCCGGGTAGCAGGCGGATCGTCTGGCGGGTCGGCGGCGGCGGTGGCGGGCGGGCTCGTGCCCCTCGCGCTGGGGTCAGATACAAACGGATCAATCCGAGTTCCGGCAGCGTTTTGCGGCATTTTTGGGCTAAAGCCGACCTATGGACGAGTGTCCCGCGCTGGTTCTGCCCTATTCTGCGCCAGTCTCGACCACATCGGCCCGTTTGCTCGCTCGGTGCGCGATATTGCCCTCAGCTTTGATCTGATGCACGGGCCCGATTCCCGCGATCCGGTGTGCAGTCCTCGACCCCCTGAGCCAACCTTGCCGCAACTGGGCCAGGGCATCGACGGATTGCGGATTGCCGTTGCCGACGGCTATTTCGCCACGGGCGGACAGCCAGAAGTGTTTGCGGCGGTGGAAACGGTCGCCCAGGCTCTTGGCGCAACGAAGCGCGTTCTCTTACCTGAAGCTCATCGCGCCCGCGCCGCTGCCTATCTAATTACCACCTGCGAAGGCAGCAATCTGCACCTGCCGAACCTAAAGACGCGCCCCCACGACTTTGACCCTGCCACGCGCGATCGCTTTTTGTCCGGTGCGCTTATCCCTACCAGTTGGTATCTCCAGGCGCAGCGGTTTCGACGCTGGTATGGCGATCGCCTTGCGGAACTCTTTCAGCACGTCGATCTAATCCTTGCACCCAGCACTCCCTGTGCCGCGCCGCTCATTGGGCAAGAAACCATGACGATTGGCGGGCAAGAAATGCTCACCCGCCCCAACTTGGGATTGTATACACAACCGCTTTCTTTCATTGGGCTGCCGATCTTATCTGTTCCCGTGCAGCAGTCGGGCGGGCTGCCTCTCGGCGTGCAGATTATCGCCGCACCCTACAATGAATCACTGGTGCTCCGAGCAGGCGCGTTTTTGGAACAGGCTGGTGTGGTAGCGGCTCCGGTGGCACGGGTTTAA